The Macrobrachium nipponense isolate FS-2020 chromosome 44, ASM1510439v2, whole genome shotgun sequence genome contains the following window.
GATCGGTACAACATGgtgatagttctctctctctctctctctctctctctctctctctctctctctcaacgaccaAGAGTTTTACATCGAAGTTTCTTTCCGGTCCTGTAAGGGAGGATGAAAACAATTTGTTGTTAATATAAGCTGCAGgggacctttctctctctctctctctctctctctctctctctctctctctctctctctctctgtcaataccAAGAGCTTTACATTCAAGTTCCTTTCAGTCCTGTAAGTAGCGGTGAAGACGACATTTCGATAATTTGTTGTTAATATAAGCTacagggaatctctctctctctctctctctctcttctctctctctctctctctgaactaccAAGAGCTTTACATCCAAGTTTGCTTCCTGTCCTGTAAGGGAAGATGAAAACAGTTCGTCGTTAATATAAACTACAgggaacgtctctctctctctctctctctctctctctctctctctctctctctctctctctctctctcccaataccATAAGCTTTACATTTAAGTTACTTATCGTCTTCCATGTAACGATGAAATGAAAACGAAATCATTTCATTTTTCGATAATGTTTTGTTAATTAAGCTGATGCTGATGGgtaactttccttctctctctctctctctctctctctctctctctctctctctctctctctctctctctctctctctctaagcggcTCATCAGAGGTGGGGAAACTAATCCGTCgacaagaaaagaaaaggcaGAAGGAAAGAATCTCTAATCATTTTTACTTATTCCCGAGAAGCTTGCCAGAAGAGAAAAATAAGTTTAGACTGATTCAAGGTCTTGATAAGAAGATGGCATATGCGAACAATGCCATTGACCTCACTTAGAAAGGGAGAAAATATGCCAAAATAGCATATAGTTGACATAATGCACCacctattagatatatacatatacacatttatatacaatataaatatacacatttacgtatatatatatatatatatatatatatatatatgtatgtatatatatatataatgtatattatataaattttcacgTACCTTTTCTAAGCTTAACGTGACACAGTCTGGAAAAGCCGCCAGGCCTCGATTTATTTCGCTGATGCTTGATTCTGCGGCCGTGAGGACGTGGTAATCGTCGGGTTCTACTTCCTTCGACTGCTCACACGAGCAGAAATGTTCTGGAATGTCGGCGTCTTCGCATGTCCGGTACTCGGATATCTCCGTGAATAAACTTTGCCCGTGTGGCGTCTCCCttctgtaaacaaataaatagatgaatgaataaataggtaGATAATCAAATACCTGAATAATTAAAACGTCCAAAAAAGCCGTCCAGTAGTTAATGTGAAATGtttttcgctgtttttttttcagttcatatTTAAATGATTGAAGTACAATTTTTTCTTGGtgtaaattatcaataaaagCCGCCCATTAGTATTGAAATGTTTTTGTGGCGTTTTCAATTCCAAGTAGCATTATTCGTTACTACCCCACTTACATTTGGTAGCTACATGTACaggataaattaaaataatggcttttttctttgtatgttagcgctaataataattaccattatcAATAAAGTAGGTTGTAAACTAGATGGAAAATATCTTGAATGGAAAGTCATTTTATTACCTGTTGTGTGGATGTTCATATGCCTTGTCAGCAATGTCCTGAAGAGTTGCGTAAAGGTCAAAGGTACCAGTCAGCCTCAGAGCATTCATCTGGACATTCCTCACGGACCTCGCGTACTTCCTCTTGAACCACTCTGGGAAGACTATGGTGACGTATGGCAGTCTCTCTTCCAGCATCCCAGCATACGTTGACCTGAAGTCACCGAAGCGGAGACCGTGATCGCTGATGAAGAAGAGAACAGTGTGCTCCAAGTACCCTCCACTGTGCAACTTTTTGATGAAATCTAACGATGGCTCATCTGCCAGTGTCGCCGCGTTCAGGAGGTCGTGCGTCAAAGACGTTATCCAGTAGAAGCCGAAATAAGGGATGTCTTTCAACGTCCGAGCAACGTTCAGCGAATAGTCGTGCATCACTGACATCGTCATCTGAGGCCCTAGGCACACATTTCTCTCGAGGGTTGTAGAACCACCGTTGTGCCCCACGAATTCGTCTGCCACCTGCATGTATGGCCGGAGGTAGTAGTTAGTCGGTTCCTGAACGAAACCGGGACTGTCATGGTGGAAGGCCCACATTTCGGGGAGGTCCTCTCCGTAGACGGTAACATACCCCTTATCAGAGAACTGCTTCCAGATGAAGGGACAGTCGTCGAATTTGGATTTTGCTCTCTCTGACTGACACTTATGCTTTTGCAACTCTTGCTTGGTAAGGCCCATCAGTATAGCCAGTAGGTTTGGGTGCGTGTTATCCGCAACTTTATTGAAACCCTTCAGGTCTATGGCGTTAAGGTTTCTGGTCAGGTACCTGTATGTCTTGGGCATGAGGCGCTGGAGGCTGCCCCTTGAGACTGAATCTGTCCCCATGAACAAGACGCTCAGCCTGTCAGGTTGGTCGTGTCTCTCGCCAAATGCCGCCTTCATGGGATGTAGGAAAACAAATACCAAAATTAGTAATCTATAGAACATAACTAAACTAGAGTAATTACGTTATGATATCGATAAGACAGTGAAGTGAACATCAGAAGAATACCTTAAATTTTTGTCTCTTCTCCTGAGCCCTTAAAGGTTGAATAAAATAATGGACGTTTTCATAAAAGGGAGTTCCAGCATCATTGCACGTGACTAGGACTCCATCTTCTTTTATAGAAGTGATCTTATTCTTTATGGAAACCCTTTCTGTTAGGCTAGAGTAGATTTTTTGAATTAGTATTTGTTATAGAGCTACGAAGTACAGGCAATAATCAGATTGTCGCAAACAGCAAAGGATTTCAGACGTGATACTCCAAAAACACCAATTGTCAAAAGGTACAACAATATCACATTGAACTGTTTAGAAATCAGCCTACGGCACTCACGTCCATTTCCTGTCGCAGTCCATGCTGTAATTACTTGGATTCTCCTCAACCCTGGAAATCCCCTGGTAATAACACCTGACGGTTTTCTTTGATGACCCATAAGCTTTTAGTCTGTCACCGTGAAGCAAGAGCGACAAGCCTGATGCCTCTGTCAAAGGCAGCTTACTGGAACACACCAGCTGTTTGTTGAGGATGAAGACAAAACCTGGTTAAATAAGTGTTAAAACAATCAGAAGGACGTCTGTAAGTGCAAATGTCATGGAAGCCTCATTAACTGACAAGCGGCTCTTCATTTTCTATTGTTAACTCACAATGCAAATGTCATGGAAACCTCCATAATGGACAGGGACAGGTTTTCATTCTTAAATGTGGATAATGATGTCACTATTTTATCTTcgtgtatttgaaattttttttagtattttgtgGGTGTGGTCATTATTAATATGTTATGcacatttcttatttttatgcaTGAATTATTGAGTGGTTACAGTCATTATAAAGCAACTTAAGCTACTTGAAAATGGCATTTCCATCTATAGTCC
Protein-coding sequences here:
- the LOC135204133 gene encoding uncharacterized protein LOC135204133 isoform X3, with the protein product MARLRGRSKKFYIVLVSCTSVFFIWFSLRSDSHSYRRFREYEIGDYEDGRDTKYTLKTDGCDILEFLASHPVIVKHSNNNFEKLVCSSKLPLTEASGLSLLLHGDRLKAYGSSKKTVRCYYQGISRVEENPSNYSMDCDRKWTLTERVSIKNKITSIKEDGVLVTCNDAGTPFYENVHYFIQPLRAQEKRQKFKAAFGERHDQPDRLSVLFMGTDSVSRGSLQRLMPKTYRYLTRNLNAIDLKGFNKVADNTHPNLLAILMGLTKQELQKHKCQSERAKSKFDDCPFIWKQFSDKGYVTVYGEDLPEMWAFHHDSPGFVQEPTNYYLRPYMQVADEFVGHNGGSTTLERNVCLGPQMTMSVMHDYSLNVARTLKDIPYFGFYWITSLTHDLLNAATLADEPSLDFIKKLHSGGYLEHTVLFFISDHGLRFGDFRSTYAGMLEERLPYVTIVFPEWFKRKYARSVRNVQMNALRLTGTFDLYATLQDIADKAYEHPHNRRETPHGQSLFTEISEYRTCEDADIPEHFCSCEQSKEVEPDDYHVLTAAESSISEINRGLAAFPDCVTLSLEKVLNGRVWSAKNSTSFGNQGTDVTSYSVVFVTKPGGAMMEATLKHYNGQYKLTSDVSRINKFGNQSHCITHPQYRAYCYCKDLLS
- the LOC135204133 gene encoding uncharacterized protein LOC135204133 isoform X2; this encodes MSGFGDSSVTMARLRGRSKKFYIVLVSCTSVFFIWFSLRSDSHSYRRFREYEIGDYEDGRDTKYTLKTDGCDILEFLASHPVIVKHSNNNFEKLVCSSKLPLTEASGLSLLLHGDRLKAYGSSKKTVRCYYQGISRVEENPSNYSMDCDRKWTLTERVSIKNKITSIKEDGVLVTCNDAGTPFYENVHYFIQPLRAQEKRQKFKAAFGERHDQPDRLSVLFMGTDSVSRGSLQRLMPKTYRYLTRNLNAIDLKGFNKVADNTHPNLLAILMGLTKQELQKHKCQSERAKSKFDDCPFIWKQFSDKGYVTVYGEDLPEMWAFHHDSPGFVQEPTNYYLRPYMQVADEFVGHNGGSTTLERNVCLGPQMTMSVMHDYSLNVARTLKDIPYFGFYWITSLTHDLLNAATLADEPSLDFIKKLHSGGYLEHTVLFFISDHGLRFGDFRSTYAGMLEERLPYVTIVFPEWFKRKYARSVRNVQMNALRLTGTFDLYATLQDIADKAYEHPHNRRETPHGQSLFTEISEYRTCEDADIPEHFCSCEQSKEVEPDDYHVLTAAESSISEINRGLAAFPDCVTLSLEKVLNGRVWSAKNSTSFGNQGTDVTSYSVVFVTKPGGAMMEATLKHYNGQYKLTSDVSRINKFGNQSHCITHPQYRAYCYCKDLLS